Proteins encoded together in one Xenopus laevis strain J_2021 chromosome 6L, Xenopus_laevis_v10.1, whole genome shotgun sequence window:
- the LOC108719555 gene encoding uncharacterized protein LOC108719555 isoform X1, with protein METRRLEGKLENKKLDTEILFPTIKRETYSTSAAASQEAEHEIIEIKKELKDHPHPMGFTAAPLAGGAGMDTESSEKQSTGKDPIRKKNQCQGGRVGHPRKKYKYADRLQFLLPTLYARGHLRKKALPPAEKGAVFNGRPPPMSRTDPPSPAAPLPSTSLSLQTPPPSRKRSRLEGVEGTLVGMLRCLVDVLTKQNAESKVEDCPDLVFLKSMLPGMKLVPPERRAALKAEIFQLIVSYIPHQPLVPSLPIPPPNHSYPPFPMPTPPTLFGWYNSPPPYQGNPPPTGSAPIHYPGL; from the exons atggaaacaaggaggttagaggggaaactggagaataaaaagctGGACACCGAAATTCTTTTTCCCACAATAAAGAGAGAAACGTATTCCACTTCTGCGGCTG CTTCCCAGGAGGCAGAACATGAAATAATAGAGATAAAGAAAGAACTGAAGGATCATCCGCACCCAATGGGATTCACAGCAGCTCCACTTGCTGGTGGGG caGGGATGGACACTGAGAGCAGTGAGAAGCAAAGCACTGGAAAGGATCCCATCAGGAAGAAGAACCAATGCCAAGGAGGGAGAGTAGGTCACCCAAGgaagaaatataaatatgcagatagATTACAGTTCCTCCTGCCAACTTTATATGCAAGAGG CCATTTAAGGAAGAAGGCGCTTCCCCCAGCAGAGAAGGGAGCAGTTTTCAATGGCCGCCCCCCTCCCATGAGCAGAACTGATCCCCCATCCCCCGCTGCTCCCCTCCCATCAACTTCATTGTCTCTTCAGACTCCGCCTCCCAGTAGGAAACGCAGTCGCTTGGAGGGAGTTGAGGGAACACTTGTGGGAATGTTGCGTTGCCTTGTGGACGTTCtcacaaaacaaaatgcagagAGTAAAGTAGAAGATTGTCCGGATCTCGTTTTCCTTAAATCCATGCTGCCGGGTATGAAGTTGGTCCCACCAGAGAGACGCGCTGCACTTAAAGCTGAGATCTTCCAACTCATTGTCAGCTATATCCCACACCAACCTCTTGTACCCTCATTACCCATCCCCCCTCCTAATCACTCCTACCCTCCATTCCCTATGCCAACACCCCCCACTCTATTTGGCTGGTATAACTCCCCTCCCCCATACCAAGGGAACCCTCCTCCTACAGGCTCGGCACCAATCCACTACCCAGGCTTGTAA
- the LOC108719555 gene encoding uncharacterized protein LOC108719555 isoform X2: METRRLEGKLENKKLDTEILFPTIKRETYSTSAAASQEAEHEIIEIKKELKDHPHPMGFTAAPLAGGGMDTESSEKQSTGKDPIRKKNQCQGGRVGHPRKKYKYADRLQFLLPTLYARGHLRKKALPPAEKGAVFNGRPPPMSRTDPPSPAAPLPSTSLSLQTPPPSRKRSRLEGVEGTLVGMLRCLVDVLTKQNAESKVEDCPDLVFLKSMLPGMKLVPPERRAALKAEIFQLIVSYIPHQPLVPSLPIPPPNHSYPPFPMPTPPTLFGWYNSPPPYQGNPPPTGSAPIHYPGL, encoded by the exons atggaaacaaggaggttagaggggaaactggagaataaaaagctGGACACCGAAATTCTTTTTCCCACAATAAAGAGAGAAACGTATTCCACTTCTGCGGCTG CTTCCCAGGAGGCAGAACATGAAATAATAGAGATAAAGAAAGAACTGAAGGATCATCCGCACCCAATGGGATTCACAGCAGCTCCACTTGCTGGTGGGG GGATGGACACTGAGAGCAGTGAGAAGCAAAGCACTGGAAAGGATCCCATCAGGAAGAAGAACCAATGCCAAGGAGGGAGAGTAGGTCACCCAAGgaagaaatataaatatgcagatagATTACAGTTCCTCCTGCCAACTTTATATGCAAGAGG CCATTTAAGGAAGAAGGCGCTTCCCCCAGCAGAGAAGGGAGCAGTTTTCAATGGCCGCCCCCCTCCCATGAGCAGAACTGATCCCCCATCCCCCGCTGCTCCCCTCCCATCAACTTCATTGTCTCTTCAGACTCCGCCTCCCAGTAGGAAACGCAGTCGCTTGGAGGGAGTTGAGGGAACACTTGTGGGAATGTTGCGTTGCCTTGTGGACGTTCtcacaaaacaaaatgcagagAGTAAAGTAGAAGATTGTCCGGATCTCGTTTTCCTTAAATCCATGCTGCCGGGTATGAAGTTGGTCCCACCAGAGAGACGCGCTGCACTTAAAGCTGAGATCTTCCAACTCATTGTCAGCTATATCCCACACCAACCTCTTGTACCCTCATTACCCATCCCCCCTCCTAATCACTCCTACCCTCCATTCCCTATGCCAACACCCCCCACTCTATTTGGCTGGTATAACTCCCCTCCCCCATACCAAGGGAACCCTCCTCCTACAGGCTCGGCACCAATCCACTACCCAGGCTTGTAA
- the LOC108719555 gene encoding uncharacterized protein LOC108719555 isoform X3, whose product METRRLEGKLENKKLDTEILFPTIKRETYSTSAAAGMDTESSEKQSTGKDPIRKKNQCQGGRVGHPRKKYKYADRLQFLLPTLYARGHLRKKALPPAEKGAVFNGRPPPMSRTDPPSPAAPLPSTSLSLQTPPPSRKRSRLEGVEGTLVGMLRCLVDVLTKQNAESKVEDCPDLVFLKSMLPGMKLVPPERRAALKAEIFQLIVSYIPHQPLVPSLPIPPPNHSYPPFPMPTPPTLFGWYNSPPPYQGNPPPTGSAPIHYPGL is encoded by the exons atggaaacaaggaggttagaggggaaactggagaataaaaagctGGACACCGAAATTCTTTTTCCCACAATAAAGAGAGAAACGTATTCCACTTCTGCGGCTG caGGGATGGACACTGAGAGCAGTGAGAAGCAAAGCACTGGAAAGGATCCCATCAGGAAGAAGAACCAATGCCAAGGAGGGAGAGTAGGTCACCCAAGgaagaaatataaatatgcagatagATTACAGTTCCTCCTGCCAACTTTATATGCAAGAGG CCATTTAAGGAAGAAGGCGCTTCCCCCAGCAGAGAAGGGAGCAGTTTTCAATGGCCGCCCCCCTCCCATGAGCAGAACTGATCCCCCATCCCCCGCTGCTCCCCTCCCATCAACTTCATTGTCTCTTCAGACTCCGCCTCCCAGTAGGAAACGCAGTCGCTTGGAGGGAGTTGAGGGAACACTTGTGGGAATGTTGCGTTGCCTTGTGGACGTTCtcacaaaacaaaatgcagagAGTAAAGTAGAAGATTGTCCGGATCTCGTTTTCCTTAAATCCATGCTGCCGGGTATGAAGTTGGTCCCACCAGAGAGACGCGCTGCACTTAAAGCTGAGATCTTCCAACTCATTGTCAGCTATATCCCACACCAACCTCTTGTACCCTCATTACCCATCCCCCCTCCTAATCACTCCTACCCTCCATTCCCTATGCCAACACCCCCCACTCTATTTGGCTGGTATAACTCCCCTCCCCCATACCAAGGGAACCCTCCTCCTACAGGCTCGGCACCAATCCACTACCCAGGCTTGTAA
- the LOC108719555 gene encoding uncharacterized protein LOC108719555 isoform X4 has product METRRLEGKLENKKLDTEILFPTIKRETYSTSAAGMDTESSEKQSTGKDPIRKKNQCQGGRVGHPRKKYKYADRLQFLLPTLYARGHLRKKALPPAEKGAVFNGRPPPMSRTDPPSPAAPLPSTSLSLQTPPPSRKRSRLEGVEGTLVGMLRCLVDVLTKQNAESKVEDCPDLVFLKSMLPGMKLVPPERRAALKAEIFQLIVSYIPHQPLVPSLPIPPPNHSYPPFPMPTPPTLFGWYNSPPPYQGNPPPTGSAPIHYPGL; this is encoded by the exons atggaaacaaggaggttagaggggaaactggagaataaaaagctGGACACCGAAATTCTTTTTCCCACAATAAAGAGAGAAACGTATTCCACTTCTGCGGCTG GGATGGACACTGAGAGCAGTGAGAAGCAAAGCACTGGAAAGGATCCCATCAGGAAGAAGAACCAATGCCAAGGAGGGAGAGTAGGTCACCCAAGgaagaaatataaatatgcagatagATTACAGTTCCTCCTGCCAACTTTATATGCAAGAGG CCATTTAAGGAAGAAGGCGCTTCCCCCAGCAGAGAAGGGAGCAGTTTTCAATGGCCGCCCCCCTCCCATGAGCAGAACTGATCCCCCATCCCCCGCTGCTCCCCTCCCATCAACTTCATTGTCTCTTCAGACTCCGCCTCCCAGTAGGAAACGCAGTCGCTTGGAGGGAGTTGAGGGAACACTTGTGGGAATGTTGCGTTGCCTTGTGGACGTTCtcacaaaacaaaatgcagagAGTAAAGTAGAAGATTGTCCGGATCTCGTTTTCCTTAAATCCATGCTGCCGGGTATGAAGTTGGTCCCACCAGAGAGACGCGCTGCACTTAAAGCTGAGATCTTCCAACTCATTGTCAGCTATATCCCACACCAACCTCTTGTACCCTCATTACCCATCCCCCCTCCTAATCACTCCTACCCTCCATTCCCTATGCCAACACCCCCCACTCTATTTGGCTGGTATAACTCCCCTCCCCCATACCAAGGGAACCCTCCTCCTACAGGCTCGGCACCAATCCACTACCCAGGCTTGTAA